From a single Nocardioides sp. dk884 genomic region:
- a CDS encoding tyrosine-type recombinase/integrase has protein sequence MTRKSATRRRGFGRVERLTSGRYRAAYTGPDGRLYRAPETFAAKDDAIAWLTARRAEINLELWAPEAAARAARHREIPTLRVYADEWLETRKTQGRVLRPTTRQQYRMLLDTFIYPTFGDERMDRISAEDVNAWYDTLAPGRETARAQSYSLLRTVFTSAASERPHPLVPYNPAQIRGAGSAKRAHHVQPASLEELKTIVEELPERYKLMALLAAWCAMRFGELTELRRGDIDLRTGRVKVRRGVVRVDGEFIIGPPKTDAGVRDIAIPPHLLPLVKDHLSDHTAPGRDSLLFPAAGDSNRHMAPATLYKVYYPARAAAGRADLRWHDLRHTGAVLAAQTGATLAELMGRLGHSTPGAAMRYQHAAADRDAEIARRLSELAGS, from the coding sequence GTGACCAGGAAGAGCGCGACCAGGAGGCGGGGGTTCGGTCGCGTCGAGCGGCTTACGTCCGGCCGCTACCGAGCCGCCTACACCGGGCCCGACGGCAGGCTCTACCGCGCACCGGAGACGTTCGCGGCGAAGGACGATGCCATCGCGTGGCTGACCGCGCGACGCGCCGAGATCAACCTTGAGCTCTGGGCACCGGAAGCCGCCGCGCGTGCGGCCCGGCACAGGGAGATCCCAACCCTGCGTGTGTACGCCGATGAGTGGCTCGAGACGAGGAAGACGCAAGGCCGCGTGCTGCGGCCCACGACGAGGCAGCAGTACCGGATGCTCCTGGACACGTTCATCTACCCGACGTTCGGGGACGAGCGCATGGACCGGATCTCGGCCGAGGACGTGAACGCCTGGTACGACACTCTCGCGCCCGGACGAGAGACCGCCCGCGCCCAGTCCTACAGCCTGCTCCGCACGGTCTTCACCAGCGCCGCCTCGGAGCGCCCGCATCCTCTCGTGCCCTACAACCCGGCTCAGATCCGCGGAGCCGGCAGCGCGAAGCGCGCCCACCACGTCCAGCCGGCCAGCCTGGAGGAGCTCAAGACGATCGTCGAGGAACTGCCCGAGCGGTACAAGCTCATGGCGCTCCTCGCCGCGTGGTGCGCCATGCGCTTCGGCGAGCTGACCGAGCTCCGCCGCGGCGACATCGACCTGCGCACCGGGCGGGTGAAGGTCCGCCGCGGCGTCGTCCGGGTCGACGGCGAGTTCATCATCGGCCCACCTAAGACCGACGCGGGCGTCCGCGACATCGCCATCCCTCCCCACCTGCTGCCGCTCGTGAAGGACCACCTCTCCGACCACACCGCACCCGGCCGTGACTCATTGCTCTTCCCGGCCGCGGGCGACAGCAATCGCCACATGGCCCCGGCGACGCTGTACAAGGTCTACTACCCGGCTCGAGCCGCGGCCGGTCGCGCGGACCTCCGTTGGCACGACCTCCGCCACACCGGCGCTGTGCTGGCCGCCCAGACCGGTGCCACGCTGGCGGAACTCATGGGTCGCCTCGGCCACTCGACCCCAGGGGCAGCGATGCGCTACCAGCATGCGGCTGCCGATCGCGACGCCGAGATCGCCCGGCGGCTGTCGGAGCTGGCTGGCTCATAG
- a CDS encoding IS3 family transposase (programmed frameshift) produces the protein MAAPRKYPDELRERAIRMAVDLRRDPATRSGALKRVGEQLGINPETLRNWVNQAEIDEGHRPGVTTAEAQRIAELEREVKELRRANEILRTASAFFAGGGARPQAEVSTAVLVDYIDQHRDRFGVEPICRVLCRAGMQIAPSTYYAAKSRPPSARAVADEQRLEVIRKVHAANYGVYGVRKMHAELNRRGHRIARCTVHRLMRTDGLRGISRAKGPRTTVPGSGPDSRPDLLDRNFKAPAPNRVWVADITYCRTFAGWVYAAFVIDVYSRRVVGWQLSKSLRTDLALDALEMGLWTREHAGQETTGVIAHSDKGVQYLAVRYTQRLAEAGAVASVGSTGDSYDNALAEAFNSLFKAELVRNKGPWKNIDDLEIAVAEYIDWFNHRRLHGEIGLVPPVEFEDEHYRHNPAPTTLSASVQSLH, from the exons ATGGCAGCACCGAGGAAGTACCCGGACGAGCTTCGGGAGCGAGCGATCCGGATGGCGGTCGATCTGCGGCGTGACCCAGCGACCCGGTCGGGTGCGCTGAAGCGCGTTGGTGAGCAGCTCGGGATCAACCCCGAGACGCTGCGCAACTGGGTCAACCAGGCCGAGATCGACGAGGGCCACCGGCCCGGCGTCACCACCGCCGAGGCGCAGCGCATCGCCGAGCTGGAGCGCGAGGTCAAGGAGCTGCGTCGGGCCAACGAGATCTTGCGGACGGCGTCGGCGTTTTTCGCCG GCGGCGGAGCTCGACCGCAAGCTGAAGTAAGCACCGCGGTGCTGGTCGACTACATCGACCAGCACCGCGATCGGTTCGGGGTCGAGCCGATCTGCCGGGTCCTGTGCAGGGCCGGGATGCAGATCGCCCCGAGCACCTACTACGCCGCCAAGTCCCGGCCACCGTCCGCACGGGCGGTCGCCGATGAGCAGCGGCTGGAGGTCATCCGCAAGGTCCATGCCGCCAACTACGGCGTCTATGGGGTACGCAAGATGCACGCCGAACTCAACCGGCGCGGTCACCGGATCGCCCGGTGCACGGTGCACCGCCTGATGCGCACCGACGGGCTACGTGGGATCAGCCGTGCGAAGGGTCCGCGCACGACCGTCCCGGGGAGCGGTCCCGACAGTCGCCCGGACCTGCTGGACCGCAACTTCAAGGCGCCAGCCCCGAACCGGGTCTGGGTCGCGGACATCACCTACTGCCGCACCTTCGCCGGCTGGGTCTACGCGGCGTTCGTCATCGACGTCTACTCCCGCCGCGTCGTGGGCTGGCAGCTGTCGAAGAGCCTGCGCACCGACCTCGCGCTGGACGCCCTCGAGATGGGGTTGTGGACCCGCGAGCACGCCGGCCAGGAGACCACGGGCGTCATCGCACATAGCGACAAGGGCGTTCAGTACCTCGCGGTGCGCTACACCCAGCGACTCGCCGAGGCCGGCGCCGTCGCGTCCGTCGGATCGACGGGCGACAGCTATGACAACGCCCTGGCCGAGGCGTTCAACTCGCTGTTCAAGGCCGAGCTGGTCCGCAACAAGGGCCCCTGGAAGAACATCGACGACCTCGAGATCGCGGTCGCTGAGTACATCGACTGGTTCAACCACCGACGCCTGCACGGCGAGATCGGACTCGTTCCACCCGTTGAGTTCGAGGACGAGCACTACCGGCACAACCCGGCGCCGACTACCCTCAGCGCGTCAGTTCAGAGCCTCCACTGA
- a CDS encoding tyrosine-type recombinase/integrase gives MRQNWWQATSPIRPPYRSPSQSSASSRHAEVSAPLGHSFCDPTTDNPIDRRDAYRMVARIARVAGISRHIRPHSLRHAAITNALDAGVPPRCTDLGPPRGSPHHRALRPCPWEPRRSRRPLPNAYVAGV, from the coding sequence TTGCGCCAGAACTGGTGGCAGGCGACGTCGCCCATCCGCCCCCCATACCGATCACCGTCCCAGTCCTCCGCGTCCTCGAGGCATGCCGAGGTCAGCGCACCGCTGGGCCACTCGTTCTGCGACCCCACCACGGACAACCCGATCGACCGCCGCGACGCATACCGGATGGTTGCCAGGATCGCGAGGGTTGCCGGCATCTCGCGGCACATCAGGCCGCACTCATTGCGCCACGCCGCCATCACCAACGCCCTCGATGCGGGGGTCCCTCCGCGATGCACAGATCTTGGCCCGCCACGCGGATCCCCGCACCACCGAGCACTACGACCGTGCCCGTGGGAACCTCGACGGTCACGGCGTCCACTTCCTAACGCCTACGTCGCGGGCGTCTGA
- a CDS encoding AbiV family abortive infection protein: protein MTGRERLVEPEEVSADFARTWWKSLMANTTALVEDAAVLAENSSPGRAQALLVLAMEELAKARWIYDAAQWEWSAPLGLYGQPPREPLPIVVPDQLTARRLPHLDKLAAAEQFASGLGGFWHADRRVEYYFPNDLDTFEEAARRRNLDKQAGFYVDRVDDTVLTPLAITANGVVDFLVHAAQCVEMHLIEDQTRQQDAPDYSLVDTVQDLHWGVLPYAHPDDFAAFVARISGHRDRSEPDSDG, encoded by the coding sequence ATGACAGGACGCGAGAGGCTCGTTGAACCCGAGGAGGTCAGCGCCGATTTCGCCCGCACTTGGTGGAAGTCGCTGATGGCGAACACGACCGCACTCGTCGAAGACGCCGCCGTCTTGGCCGAAAACAGCAGCCCTGGTCGCGCCCAAGCCCTTCTCGTACTCGCTATGGAGGAGCTCGCGAAGGCGCGATGGATCTACGACGCCGCGCAGTGGGAATGGAGTGCGCCCCTGGGGTTGTACGGCCAACCTCCGCGCGAGCCGCTCCCGATCGTGGTCCCTGACCAGCTGACCGCCCGCAGGTTGCCCCATTTAGACAAGCTCGCGGCCGCGGAACAGTTCGCTTCCGGGCTCGGCGGTTTCTGGCACGCTGACCGACGCGTTGAGTACTACTTCCCGAACGACCTTGACACGTTTGAGGAGGCCGCCCGCCGCCGCAATCTCGACAAGCAGGCCGGGTTCTACGTCGACCGGGTCGACGACACCGTCCTCACGCCATTGGCGATCACCGCCAATGGCGTTGTCGACTTCCTCGTGCACGCTGCGCAATGCGTCGAGATGCACCTGATCGAGGACCAAACTCGGCAGCAGGACGCCCCCGATTACAGCCTGGTCGATACGGTTCAAGACCTCCATTGGGGCGTGCTGCCCTACGCGCACCCCGACGACTTCGCGGCCTTCGTTGCCCGAATCAGCGGTCATCGGGATCGTTCTGAGCCTGACAGCGATGGCTGA
- a CDS encoding ATP-dependent nuclease: protein MIRRVRLRRFKQFKDEAVELIPAGVTLIAGGNNSGKSSLLHALAVWEFCRTAIEMERGDETFLASSHRQGLGVGGDEFSPVAVPSLKHLWTNLKTQKEPQDPDGYTLRIRCEWEANGPDQYLEFGLALANDRLFVKVTASNLVAGFRLPVIAYLPPFAGITDRETKVSQAIRRRRTGEGLAGAVLRNLLLDIEQHNSDRRVELRQGKSKISESDLRVLRATDPWELLQQALRTTFGAELVIDPFRDEYHSYIRIDVVKGSLVGHKLSRYPGYNKRDLMVEGSGFLQWLSVYTLATSPDVDVLLLDEPDAHLHPTLQVQMMTSLATLATAGEKQVLVATHSSELLRRWSVDRILQVKAKGRGKFKYLSEDHQKVGLLAGLGSAYAPRIDPIRRAGRVLFLEGGTDERMLSALATRLGRDELDGWPVWCTSAHHKERFQLFRALAEEIPGLVAVSLRDRDDEPINTVGVQLNDQNYPSRDNFFALKWRRRHLESYLVHPDAIARCTGKDPDAVKQELADNFSLAVGTNFTVSDCPDLLMQANGKDILKESTVALLTGSGQEPEDVAMILETGEVCDDLRTFFDRLADLNPSPPEGDTEEQDAEPAAS, encoded by the coding sequence GTGATCCGCCGTGTCAGACTTCGTCGCTTCAAGCAGTTCAAGGACGAAGCCGTAGAACTGATTCCAGCCGGAGTTACGCTCATCGCTGGCGGCAACAATTCCGGGAAGTCGAGTCTCTTGCACGCGCTGGCGGTGTGGGAGTTCTGCCGAACGGCAATCGAGATGGAGCGAGGTGACGAGACGTTCCTTGCCTCAAGTCATCGGCAGGGATTGGGCGTGGGTGGCGACGAGTTCAGCCCGGTCGCGGTCCCGTCACTAAAGCATCTATGGACGAATCTCAAGACGCAGAAGGAACCGCAGGACCCCGATGGATACACCCTTCGCATTCGCTGCGAATGGGAAGCGAACGGCCCCGACCAGTACTTGGAATTCGGCCTGGCGCTGGCGAACGATCGACTGTTCGTCAAGGTCACTGCGTCCAATTTGGTCGCTGGTTTCCGGCTGCCCGTCATCGCATACCTTCCGCCTTTTGCGGGAATCACAGACCGGGAAACGAAGGTCTCGCAGGCGATTCGCCGGCGGCGCACCGGAGAGGGTCTCGCCGGCGCGGTACTGCGCAACTTGCTTCTGGACATAGAGCAACACAACTCAGATCGCAGGGTCGAACTACGGCAGGGAAAGTCGAAGATCAGCGAGTCGGACCTCCGAGTCCTCCGCGCCACCGACCCTTGGGAACTTTTGCAGCAGGCGCTTCGGACCACATTCGGCGCGGAACTCGTGATTGACCCCTTCCGAGACGAGTACCACTCGTATATCCGCATCGACGTCGTTAAGGGATCACTAGTGGGGCACAAGCTGTCTCGGTACCCCGGCTACAACAAGCGCGACCTCATGGTCGAGGGAAGCGGCTTCCTGCAGTGGTTGAGCGTGTACACACTAGCGACGTCGCCCGATGTCGACGTCCTACTGCTAGACGAGCCTGACGCGCATCTCCACCCCACACTCCAAGTCCAGATGATGACGTCACTCGCTACGCTGGCGACGGCTGGCGAAAAGCAGGTGCTGGTCGCTACGCACTCGTCCGAACTCCTCCGTCGTTGGTCTGTGGACAGAATCCTCCAGGTGAAGGCGAAGGGTCGAGGCAAGTTCAAGTATCTGTCGGAGGACCACCAAAAGGTGGGGCTGCTCGCTGGGCTTGGTTCGGCTTATGCCCCGCGCATCGATCCAATACGGAGAGCCGGGCGGGTTCTATTTCTTGAAGGTGGCACCGACGAACGGATGCTCTCTGCGCTTGCGACGCGGCTCGGGAGGGACGAGCTCGACGGCTGGCCTGTGTGGTGTACTAGCGCTCATCACAAGGAACGGTTTCAGTTGTTTCGCGCGCTCGCAGAAGAAATTCCAGGTCTCGTGGCAGTCAGTCTCAGGGACCGGGATGACGAGCCCATTAACACGGTCGGCGTTCAGCTCAACGACCAGAACTATCCGAGCCGGGACAATTTCTTCGCACTCAAGTGGCGCCGACGACATCTGGAGAGTTACCTGGTGCACCCAGACGCTATCGCCAGGTGCACTGGCAAGGACCCCGACGCAGTGAAGCAAGAGTTGGCCGACAACTTCTCCCTCGCTGTAGGGACGAACTTTACGGTTAGCGATTGTCCTGATCTACTTATGCAAGCGAACGGCAAGGACATCCTCAAAGAGTCGACCGTCGCTTTGCTGACTGGTTCCGGTCAAGAGCCGGAGGACGTCGCCATGATCCTTGAGACCGGCGAAGTGTGCGACGACCTACGCACCTTCTTCGATCGGCTCGCTGATCTGAACCCCTCCCCTCCTGAAGGCGACACCGAGGAGCAGGACGCGGAACCTGCGGCATCGTAG